The sequence CCGCCAATCCCGGGGAGAATTCCAGGTTCCTCCGTCGTCCCTCTGCGGTGCTCCTCAAGACTTCCGCCCACCGATCGGCGTTGGGAATCTCCTGAAGGAAGAATCCTCGGCAGCGGCCGCAGCCGGCGTACGGAAGTTGCTCCACCACCCCGATCGGCGCCAGGTCCAAGTGACACGCCGGACAGGAGGTTCGGGGTGTCCCCGACACCCGCAAGGCGTTTCTCACCGTGTCGATGCAGAACGACCGGTATCCGCCCAGCCGGTCCAGCGGCTTGACGGAAGACAGGGGAACCGCAAGACCGGATTGGACCGAGAAAGGGACCGGAGACAACGATTCAGGCGTGGGAGAAGCGGAGCGATATTCTTCACCCCACATAGGTCAACCTCCGGGTGACTTCGTCCTCGCCGTACATGATTTGGTAGTACTCGCGAGAAAGCCGCTCAAAGACCTTGTTTCCCAACTCATCGAAACTCTCCGCCCTTCGGATATCGCCGGCGCGCGAAATCGGAAGTTTGACATGGAGCGGGAACGTTCGCTGCAGCCCAAGGATCTCCTTGGCCGAGAGGTAGGGGGCGGGCATGTCGAGAATGGACTCCCCGATGACGGACGTCGTCTGCCGTTCGGGATCCAGCCAACCCGCCCGGACCGCCGCATCTCGGAGCCCCGTGCCATGGTAGGGCACAAAAATATTGACGCTGACCGAGTCGAACGACCCGATTTCGCGATTCAGCGCGATGGTGTCGAAGAACAGTTCCCGCGTTTCAAACGGAAACCCCACCATGTTGTTGAGCGTAAACGGGATGCCCACTTTGGCCACGGTGGAACATTTCTCGAGGATTTTCGCGTTCGTCACGTGCCGCTCGATCACCTTCTTCCGAAACGCTTCATTTCCGTGCTCAAGGCCGAAAGAGATCCGGTAACATCCGACCTCTTGAAGCCAAGTCAGTTTCTCCTCATCGATGTCTTCGAGGCGCGTCTGGAACCAGAAGGGGATTTTGAAATCACGGTACATACGCGCGAAAGATGCGATTTCCGCCTTGGGGCGGGCCATGAACGCATCGTCCACGAAGTAGAAGAACTCCGGGGAATAGCGCCGGATCATCTGCTCCATCTCGTTTCGGAGGGTTTCCATGCTCTTCCGGCGGAGGAAGAAGCCCTGCTTCTTCTCCTTGGCGATCACGAGCTGCGTGGGTGAATTGCAGAAGGAGCAGGTATAGGGGCAGCCCCGGTAGGTCTCGATCGGGATGGTCTTCCATATCTTCTTTCCGAGGGGTCGGAAGAACCGCTTTTCGGAGAAGAGTGACCAATCGGGAAGGACCCGGTTGATGTCGACCAGCGGTCTCGGGAGGTTCCGCGCGAAGGCGCCGTCGGGCGTTCGAACCCAGGCGCCCGGCAGGGTCGCGAGATCGGCTCCTTGACGGACGCGCTCGCAGAATTCCACGAGGGTCTCCTCCCCTTCACCGGTTCCCATGACGGAAACTTGGGGGGCTGCGGCGACGATGTCGGGGGCCATGGTGGCAAATACGCCTCCAACGAGAGTCCGGATGTCCGGGTAGGTGGAGAGGATCTCCAGCATGCGTTTCGCCTGCGGCCAGGCATCCTCGACCAGTGTGCACAGGACGGCCGCGTGAGGCTTGAACGCGTCGAGCTTGCGGGCGAAATCTCCATCCAGATCTTCGCGGACGTCCGGGAAGATGTCGCCCGGCTCGAACCGCCGGCTGTTGACCATCTTGTTGGCGCGCGTGATGGGCAAGGCCTCCCCGAGAAACTCGATGGCGGGGCGATAGGGCGTGGCATCGAAAAGATCGATTTCGTAGCCCTGATTCTTCAAGAGAGAAGTGAAGAGCGCGACGGCGTACGAAGGGGTAAGCATGAGGCTCAAATTGGGGTAGACCAGGAGTACGCGGAATCGGGTTTTCTCAATCACCGGCCATCGCCTCCGCGCGTCGCGTCCCGTCTCGACCGGTCATCGCGATTCGGCAAGGGTCGCAGACGGGCCCGGGCGCCGATCTCCCCAGATCCTCGGTCGACGGGGCTCTTGGGGTTCGAGGCCCGGCCGGCGTCCCACACAGGCATAGACTTCACGCACGAGACTCATGATATGGGCGGCCTCCGGGAGCGTGCCGTGCGTTGGGGATCGCCCTTCGAGGATGGAGTCGACGAATTCAAACGTTTCTTTCTTCCATGAATCGTCCCGATCGAAGTAGATGATTTCCTCCCGAGGATTGCCCAGGGCCAGCGCCTCGTCTTCGAATTGGCGCCGACCGACCACCAGTTGTTCCCGCCCATAACTGCCTGTCTGGGACAGGAGGCCCGAGAGAACCAAGTACCCGTCCCTGCACCCGACCTCGACTCGAAAGGTATGCTTCCAGAGGGTCGCGGACGAGTGCAGGAAAGCCGGGACTCCCCGTTCCGATTCGAGAAGCACGAAGGCATTGTCCTCCACCCCGCATCCCCAGAATGAATCGCGGAGAACGGCCTGAACCACCCTCATCGGGCCGCAGAAAAATTGAAAGAGATCCAGCATGTGGACTCCCTGGTCCAGCAGGATTCCCCCCCCCGACACCTCGTATCGATTCCGCCAATTTTCCCGATAGTTCAATCCGCCGGACTTGCCGTAGGTGGCCTTAAGGTGAATGACCTCC comes from Nitrospirota bacterium and encodes:
- a CDS encoding Gfo/Idh/MocA family oxidoreductase; translated protein: MNCVIFGFGYMGKIRHRVLREHPRVGRIWIVEPAGPVPVTGGDVAWVTSSEEVDWSDVGAAFVCTPNDVTVDLCVEALERCGNVFCEKPPGRNWEDFSRIAEAVSGKTRRRIVFGFNHRLHPSVQAAKAFLGEGGLGEVIHLKATYGKSGGLNYRENWRNRYEVSGGGILLDQGVHMLDLFQFFCGPMRVVQAVLRDSFWGCGVEDNAFVLLESERGVPAFLHSSATLWKHTFRVEVGCRDGYLVLSGLLSQTGSYGREQLVVGRRQFEDEALALGNPREEIIYFDRDDSWKKETFEFVDSILEGRSPTHGTLPEAAHIMSLVREVYACVGRRPGLEPQEPRRPRIWGDRRPGPSATLAESR
- a CDS encoding B12-binding domain-containing radical SAM protein; translated protein: MIEKTRFRVLLVYPNLSLMLTPSYAVALFTSLLKNQGYEIDLFDATPYRPAIEFLGEALPITRANKMVNSRRFEPGDIFPDVREDLDGDFARKLDAFKPHAAVLCTLVEDAWPQAKRMLEILSTYPDIRTLVGGVFATMAPDIVAAAPQVSVMGTGEGEETLVEFCERVRQGADLATLPGAWVRTPDGAFARNLPRPLVDINRVLPDWSLFSEKRFFRPLGKKIWKTIPIETYRGCPYTCSFCNSPTQLVIAKEKKQGFFLRRKSMETLRNEMEQMIRRYSPEFFYFVDDAFMARPKAEIASFARMYRDFKIPFWFQTRLEDIDEEKLTWLQEVGCYRISFGLEHGNEAFRKKVIERHVTNAKILEKCSTVAKVGIPFTLNNMVGFPFETRELFFDTIALNREIGSFDSVSVNIFVPYHGTGLRDAAVRAGWLDPERQTTSVIGESILDMPAPYLSAKEILGLQRTFPLHVKLPISRAGDIRRAESFDELGNKVFERLSREYYQIMYGEDEVTRRLTYVG